The Manihot esculenta cultivar AM560-2 chromosome 11, M.esculenta_v8, whole genome shotgun sequence genome includes a region encoding these proteins:
- the LOC110626522 gene encoding monofunctional riboflavin biosynthesis protein RIBA 3, chloroplastic, translating to MHGLQLPNHGGTTKNQSKFLISTNNKLNLFNCFLPMDCAFVPHISCPRILIHSSFHRIFAAPSSAGTGLYRHRLLSRCWGIGVSPGIGRGNFSDDSSLKGNENGSLQLSTFDESATAPFETLDAEITPETIDFFVSDAEGDPDCPSPGYSSIEQAISSLRQGKFVIVVDDENGDIEGNIAMAASLTSPKHVAFMVKHGSGIVSVGMKEEDLEKLKLPLMSPETEDEDSSAPTFTITVDAKTGTSTGVSAEDRAKTVLALASPESKPEDFRRPGHVFPLKYRSGGVLRRAGHTEASVDLVMLAGLQPVSVLSAVVDPEDGSMTSLAGLRNLALEHSIPIVSITDLIRYRRKRENLVERTAISRLPTKWGLFQAYCYKSKLDGTEHVAVVKGDVGAGQDVLVRVHSECLTGDIFGSARCDCGNQLDLAMQLIEQAGRGVVVYLRGHEGRGIGLGHKLRAYNLQDQGHDTVQANIELGLAVDAREYGIGAQILRDIGVRTMRLMTNNPAKFTGLKGYGLAVIGRVPVLTSITEENKRYLETKRTKMGHIYGSDIQGPLAGFIKNPNINHTDSLEEE from the exons ATGCATGGCCTGCAACTTCCAAATCATGGAGGAACCACCAAGAACCAGAGCAAATTCTTGATTTCTACAAACAACAAGCTCAATCTCTTTAACTGTTTCCTTCCCATGGACTGTGCCTTTGTTCCTCACATCTCCTGTCCCCGTATCCTCATCCATTCAAG TTTTCATCGGATTTTTGCAGCTCCCAGCAGTGCAGGAACTGGGTTATACAGACACAGGTTGTTGAGCCGATGTTGGGGTATTGGGGTGAGTCCTGGAATTGGACGTGGAAATTTTTCTGATGATAGTTCTTTGAAGGGAAACGAGAATGGATCTCTGCAGCTTAGTACTTTTGATGAATCTGCTACAGCACCATTTGAAACACTTGATGCTGAAATTACTCCTGAAACAATCGATTTCTTCGTCAGTGACGCTGAAGGTGATCCTGACTGCCCATCTCCAGGCTACTCTTCAATTGAGCAAGCAATAAGTTCTCTCCGCCAAGGAAAG TTTGTGATCGTTGTAGATGATGAAAATGGCGATATTGAAGGAAACATTGCCATGGCAGCATCTCTTACAAGTCCCAAGCATGTAGCATTCATGGTTAAACATGGATCAGGGATTGTTTCTGTAGGCATGAAAGAGGAGGATCTTGAAAAGTTGAAGCTTCCTCTAATGTCTCCAGAGACAGAAGATGAAGACTCTTCAGCCCCAACTTTCACCATCACAGTG GATGCGAAAACTGGAACGTCCACTGGAGTATCAGCAGAAGACAGGGCCAAGACAGTTCTTGCTCTTGCATCTCCTGAATCGAAACCCGAAGATTTTCGGCGGCCGGGCCATGTGTTTCCACTCAAGTATAGAAGTGGTGGGGTTCTGAGAAGAGCAGGTCATACTGAGGCTTCTGTAGACTTAGTAATGCTTGCAGGATTGCAGCCAGTTTCTGTTCTTTCAGCCGTTGTTGATCCAGAGGATGGTTCCATGACTTCTTTAGCTGGTTTAAGAAACTTGGCATTAGAGCACAGCATCCCAATCGTCTCAATAACCGATTTAATAAG ATACaggagaaaaagagaaaatttgGTTGAAAGAACTGCGATTTCTCGTCTGCCAACCAAATGGGGTCTGTTTCAAGCATACTGCTACAAATCAAAGCTAGATGGAACAGAACATGTAGCAGTTGTTAAG GGTGATGTTGGAGCTGGACAGGATGTTCTTGTGAGGGTTCATTCAGAGTGTTTAACTGGAGATATTTTTGGATCAGCTCGTTGTGATTGTGGAAACCAATTGGATTTAGCAATGCAATTAATCGAACAAGCTGGTAGAGGCGTTGTGGTTTATCTTAGAGGTCATGAAGGAAGAGGGATTGGGCTTGGTCATAAACTTCGAGCTTACAATTTGCAGGATCAAGGCCATGACACTGTCCAAGCTAATATTGAACTTGGTTTAGCTGTCGATGCACGCGAATACGGTATCGGTGCTCAG ATTCTAAGGGACATAGGAGTTCGAACAATGCGTCTGATGACAAATAATCCAGCAAAATTCACAGGATTGAAGGGATATGGATTGGCAGTGATTGGAAGAGTTCCAGTGTTGACATCCATTACAGAGGAAAATAAAAGGTACCTGGAAACAAAGCGAACCAAAATGGGTCATATTTACGGTTCTGACATACAAGGACCTTTAGCAGGATTCATCAAAAACCCAAATATAAATCACACGGACTCACTAGAAGAAGAGTAA